The uncultured Bacteroides sp. genome has a segment encoding these proteins:
- a CDS encoding Dabb family protein, whose protein sequence is MLKHFVMWKLEEEAEGKSKAENALWMKEHLEALVGIVPEIKSLEVGINVLDSDMAYDAVLISTFENKEALAAYKINPKHVEVSSYCKKIRKSRVVADFYI, encoded by the coding sequence ATGCTGAAACATTTCGTTATGTGGAAATTAGAAGAAGAAGCTGAAGGTAAATCAAAAGCAGAAAATGCTCTCTGGATGAAAGAACATCTGGAAGCTTTAGTAGGAATAGTACCTGAAATTAAATCTTTAGAGGTGGGCATTAATGTGCTGGACAGCGATATGGCTTATGACGCAGTGCTTATTTCTACGTTTGAAAACAAAGAAGCTCTTGCAGCCTACAAAATAAATCCAAAGCACGTGGAGGTAAGTTCTTATTGCAAGAAAATACGCAAAAGCAGGGTTGTTGCTGATTTCTATATATAA